GATCAGGCAACGACGGGCATGGCGCGTGTGGAAGTACTCCTGCAGCAGGGGCTCGGCTGTTTCATGCAGGGCAGCTACGCCGATGCGGCGGTCCATTTCCGCGCCGCGCTCGCGATGGATCCCGGCCATGCCGAGGCGCATCGCAAGCTGGGCAACGCCTGTTTCGCCCAGGGCCGGCTGGACGAGGCGGCGGAGTGCTACCAGCGGGCGCTGGCCCTCGATCCCGGACTCACCGCCGCCCACTACAACCTGGGCCTGACCCGGTTCAGGCAGGGAAAGCTCGGGGAGGCGGCCGCGCGGTATCTGGACGCGCTCGCGCTCAAGCCGGATTTCGTCGAGGCGTATACCGGCCTGGGCGTGACCTACAGCGGCCTCGGCAGGCCGGACGAGGCGCTGCGCTGCCTGCAGAAGGCGGCGGCCATGCAGCCGGAGAACGCGCAGATCCGCAACAACCTGGGCCTGACGCTCCACAACATGGGCCGGCGGGACGAGGCCGTGCCCTGCTTCCGGCAGGCGCTCGCGCTCAATCCGTCGTACGCCGAGGCGCACTTCAACCTGGGCAATGCATACTCCATGCTCGGCAGGCAGGAAGAGGCGTCCGCCTGCTACCGGCAGGCGGTGACGCACAAACCGGAGTATGCCGAGGCCTGGTTCAATCTGGGCGGCATCCATCTCTCCGGGGGAAGGCTCGATGAGGCGGGCGAATGTTTCCGCAGGACGATCGCGCTCAAACCGGATTACGCCGCCGCGTACAACAATCTGGGGCAGATCTTCATCCGCCAGGACAGGCTGGACGAGGCCGTGGCCAGTTACCGGCGCTCGATCGCGCTCAAACCCGGCGATGCCGAGGCGCACATCAATCTCGGCTCCGCGCTGACCACCCAGGGCAAGGTCGAAGAAGGCATGCGCTGTTACGAGGAAGGCCTCCGCATCGATCCCGCCTCCGCGGCCGGACACAGCGCCCGGCTCTTCTCGCTGCACAATCTCTCCTCGGTCAGCGCGGAGGATTCGTACGCCGCCCAGCGCTTCTTCGCCGCGCAGTGCGAGACGCCGCTCAAAGCTCACCGGCGCCCGCACACGAATGACCGCGACCCCGGGCGCCGGCTGCGCATCGGCTACGTCTCGCCCGACTTCCGCCGCCACCCGGTGGCGAACTTCATCGAGCCGGTGCTCGCCCATCATGACCGCGCCCGGGTCGAGGTGCATGGCTACTACAACAATTACGAGCGTGACGACTGGACCGACCGGATGGCCCTGCTGGTCGATCACTGGATCCCGTGTCCGGGCCTGACGGATGAACAGCTGGCCGAACAGATCCGCGCCGACCGCATCGATATCCTGGTCGACCTCGCCGGCCACACCGACAAGAACCGCCTGCCGGTCTTCGCGCGCAAGCCGGCGCCGGTCCAGGTCACCTACCTGGGGGACGTCGCGAGCACCGGTCTGGAGTCCATGGACTGGCGCCTGAGTCATCTCGACACCGACCCCGAAGGTTACCAGCGCTATAACAGCGAACGGCTCTATCGACTGCCGCGCAATCTGTGGTGCTACCGGCCGGCCGCCGACCTGCCGGAGGTCGAGGCGACGACGCCGGCGCGCCGGAACGGTCACGTCACCTTTGGCTCGATGAACAAGGTTGCCAAGGTGTCGGAGGCGACGCTGTCCGCCTGGTCGGAGCTGCTCCGGCGCGTGCCCGGCTCACGGCTGGTCATGGCGGGGGTGCCGGCGGGCGAGGCGCAGCGGCATATCCGGGAGCGCTTCGCCGCGTGCGGGATCGAACCGGGACGCCTGACGCTGCATCGCAAGCTCCCGCTGCGCGAATTCCGCGCCCTGCACGCGACCATCGACATCGCGCTCGACCCCTGGCCGTTCAACGGCAACACGACGACCTGCGAGGTCCTGCATCTCGGCCTGCCGGTGATCAGCCTGACGGGTGACCGCTTTTCGGCCCGCTTCGGCTATCATCTGCTGAAGACGATCGGCCTGGCCGAACTGGCGGGACGGGACGTGGCGGACTACATCTCCATCGCGGAGACCCTGGCCGCGGACCTTGGCCGGCTGGAGGCCCTGCGCAGCGGAATGCGCGCGCGCCTCGCGGCCTCGCCGCTGCGCGACGAGGCCGGGTTCACGCGCCAGCTGGAGGAGGCGTATCGGGATATGTGGAGGAAATGGTGCGCCTCATGATGCAGCCCCCGGCGCGGGACCCGCGCCCGAACCCGACGCAGGATGAATCGGCATGATACTGGTCACCGGCGGCGCCGGTTTCATCGGCGCGAATTTCGTCCTGCACTGGTGCGCCGCCAGCGACGAACCGGTCCTGAACCTGGACGCGCTCACCTACGCGGGCAACCTGGAATCGCTGCGCCCGCTGGCGGATTCCCCGCGCCACCGCTTCGTACACGGCGACATCGCCGACGCCGCCCTGCTGCAGCGGCTGTTCGCCGAGCACCGCCCGCGCGCGGTGGTCAACTTCGCCGCCGAGACCCACGTCGACCGCTCGATCCACGGCCCGGAGGCCTTCGTCCAGACCAATGTCACCGGCACCTTTCACCTGCTGGAGACGGCGCGCGCGTACTGGCAGCAGCTCGACGACGGCGAACGGCGGGCGTTCCGCTTTCTCCATGTATCCACGGACGAGGTCTATGGGTCGCTCGGCCCGGCCGATGCGCCGTTCAGCGAGACCACGCCCTACGCCCCGAACAGCCCCTATGCCGCCAGCAAGGCGGCCGCCGACCACCTGGTCCGCGCCTATCACCACACCTACGGCCTGCCCGCGGTCACCACGAACTGCTCGAACAACTACGGGCCGTATCAGTTCCCGGAGAAGCTGATCCCGCTGATGATCGTCAACGCCCTTGCGGGCCGGCCGCTGCCGGTGTACGGCGACGGGCGCAACATCCGCGACTGGCTGTATGTCGGGGACCACTGCGCGGCGATCCGCCGCGTGCTGCAGGCGGGCCGGCCGGGCGAGACCTACAACATCGGCGGCTGGAACGAGCTGGCCAACATCGACATCGTCCGCGGGGTGTGCGCGCTGCTGGACGAACTGGCCCCGGCGCCCGCGCGCGGCGTGCGCGACGCGCAGGGACATCCGGTGCGGGAATACGCCGGGCTGATCGCGTTCGTGGCCGACCGGCCCGGCCATGACCGGCGCTACGCCATCGATGCGCGCAAGATCGAACACGAACTGGGCTGGCGGCCGGCGGAAACCTTCGCGACGGGAATCCGCAAGACGGTGCAATGGTACCTGTCGAACCAGGACTGGGTAACGCACGTGCAGAGCGGCGCCTATCGCGAATGGATCGGACGCCACTACGGCGAGGGGATGCGGTGAGGCTGCTGCTGCTCGGCAGGAACGGCCAGTTGGGCTGGGAGCTGCAGCGGGCGCTGGCGCCGCTCGGCGAGGTCGTCGCGCTCGACCGCAGCGGGACGGCGGAGCTGTGCGGCGACCTCGCCGATCTCGCGGGCCTGGCCGCCACGGTGCGCAGGCTCGCGCCGCAGGTCATCGTCAACGCGGCGGCCTATACCGCCGTCGACCAGGCGGAAGGCGAACCGGCCGCGGCCATGCGGATCAATGCCGAGGCGCCGGGCGTGCTGGCCGAGGAGGCGGCGCGGATCGGGGCCTGGCTGGTGCATTACTCCAGCGATTACGTCTACTCCGGCGACGGCAGCCGGCCGTGGTCGGAAGGAGACCGGCCCGCGCCCGTATCGGCCTACGGCCGGAGCAAGCTGGCCGGCGACGAGGCGGTGACCGCCGCCACCGATCGCGCCCTGATCTTTCGCACCTCATGGGTCTACGCCGCGCGCGGCCAGAACTTCATCCGCTCCATACTTCGGCTGGCCCGGAGCCGTGATATTCTGGACGTCGTGAACGACCAGTTCGGCGCCCCCACCGGCGCGGAGCTGATCGCGGACGTGACCGCACACGCACTCGCCGCGGTGTTGCGCGACGCCGGTTCCGCCGACCGCGCCGGGATCTATCACCTGGCGGCGGCCGGCGAGACAAGCTGGTGGGCGTATGCGCGGCTGGTGCTGGCCGAGGCCGAGCGCGCCGGCGCCGGGCTGAAGGTCACGGCAGACCGGGTCGGCGCCGTGCCCTCCGAAGCCTATCCCAGGCCGGCGCCGCGTCCGCGCAATTCCCGCCTCGCGCTCGGCAAGCTGGAAGCGGCCTTCGGGCTGCGGATGCCGGGGTGGGAACACGGCGTCCGGCGCGTGTTGCAAGAAATCCTGACGTAACGGGGGCACCAGTGCCGAGAAAGGGCATCATCCTGGCCGGAGGTTCCGGCACCCGCCTGTACCCGACCACACTGGCGCTGTCGAAACAGCTGCTGCCGGTGTACGACAAGCCGATGATCTACTACCCGCTCAGCATCCTGCTGCTGGCGGGCATCCGGGACATCCTGCTGATCACCACACCGGAGGACGCGCCGCTCTTCGCCCGGCTGCTGGGCGACGGCGGACAGTGGGGGCTGAATCTTTCCTATGCCGTGCAGCACCGCCCGGACGGCCTGGCCCAGGCCTTCGTCATCGGCGCAGGATTCCTCGGCCGCGACCCGTCGGCCCTGGTGCTGGGCGACAACATCTTCTACGGCCACGATCTCCAGCCATTGCTGCGGGACGCGGCGCAGCGGACCGCAGGCGCCACCGTCTTCGCCTACCACGTGCAGAATCCCCAGCGCTACGGCGTCGTCGAGTTCGACGCCTCCGGCCGCGCCCTGTCGCTGGAGGAAAAGCCGCCGCGGCCCAAGTCGAATTACGCGGTCACCGGGCTCTACTTCTACGACCACCAGGCGGTGGACTTCGCGCGCGAGATCAAACCGTCCGCGCGCGGCGAACTGGAGATCACCGACCTCAACGCGATGTACCTGGACCGGCAGATGCTCAAGGTCCTGATCCTGGGACGCGGCTATGCCTGGCTCGACACCGGCACCCACGAAAGCCTGCTGGAGGCCGGACAGTACGTCGCCACCCTCGAGAAACGGCAGGGACTGAAGGTGGCCTGCCCGGAGGAGATCTGCTACCGCAACGGCTGGATCGACGCCGGACAGCTGCAGCGGCTCGCGGCCCCGCTGGCCAAATCCGCCTACGGCGAATATCTGCTGAGGCTGATCGACGGCAAGGTGTTCTGATGCAGGCCGAGCGCTTGCCGATCGCGGACATCGTCATGCTCACCCCGCGGGTGTTCACCGACCCGCGCGGATTCTTCTTCGAGAGCTTCAACCTGCGGCAGTTCACCGGGATGACCGGACTGAGCCCTCAATTCGTGCAGGACAACCATTCGCGCTCGCAAAAAGGCGTCTTGCGCGGACTGCATTACCAATTGCCGCCGATGGCGCAGGGGAAACTGGTGCGGGTGGTGCAGGGGGAGATCTACGACGTCGCGGTCGACCTCCGCCGCGCATCGCCCACCTTCGGCCGCTGGACAGGCGCCGTGCTTTCCGCCGGGAACCGGCACCAGCTCTGGATCCCGGAGGGCTTCGCCCACGGCTTCGTGACCCTGAGCGACTGCTCCGAAGTGCTGTACAAGACAACGGATTATTACGCGCCGGAGCATGAACGCTGCATCGCCTGGGACGACGCGGACCTCGCCATAGACTGGCATTACCCGGGCGTGCCGGTGCTCTCGGACAAGGACCGGCAGGGTACAGCCTTCAGGCAGGCTGAGTTGTTCTAGCAGGAAACAGCCTCAGGCCAGGTACCGGTGCCTGACCATCCAGTCGGAAAGCTCTCGCTCTATCCAGCCCGTCACCTCGGGCCCGAGCTTGTCCGCGTAACTGCCGGTCCCGGCCTTCTCGACGGCGAAAATGGAACCGTCGAAGCGGTTCTCCACACCCAGGAACGCGCTGAGGTCGTCCAGCACGGCCGCCTTGTCGGCCGAGATGTCCTCGAGCCGGATCTCCCTGACGCACTCCGCCGGAACGCGCGTCTTCACGGCCTCGTATGCGGCGAACTGGGCCTTGAAGCCCGCCACGATCGCCTTCGGATCGGACGGGGCCCAGGTCTGTTTCATATATGAACCCACCACATCGCGCGGGTCGCGGATCATGTGGATGAAGCGCATGCCCGGATAGAGCTCGTGCAGGAAATCCAGATAGAGCCAGCTGTCGGGCGTATCGTCGCACCAGCGCTGGGCCCCGGCGCGCTGGAGCGGAAGGGAGTAGAGCCGCCCGAGGAAGGCGCGGCAAGCGGCCAGGGCCTCGGCCCGGGTCATCGCCTTCGGCGTGAAGAAGGGCCGGATCAGGCCCTCGGTATCAACGATCCCCTCGGCCGATACGCTTTCGATCAGTCCGCGAACAAAGTCGTTCACGCAGGCATCATAGTGCTCCATGCCGATGAACTGACCGACCGCGTGGATGCTGAAGCCGGCGCCCGGGTGCCCGCGCCCGACACTCTCGAAGGCCTCGTGCAGGCCGGTGCCGGCGGCCATCAGCTCGCGCACCCTGGCATTCAGCGCCGCGTCGGCAAACCCGATCACCCGCAGCCTTGCCGCCCATCCGATGAAATTCGCGACGGCGTAGTGGTGGCGCTTCATGTCGTACCGGCCGCCCAGCTGGTCGACCAGGTCCATCAGTCCGCCCTGCTCGACAATCAGCTTGTTCTCGTGCGCCGGCAGTACGATCGCCGGGTGCGAGCCCAGCAGATCGCCCATCACCGAGGTACCGGAACGGCCGGTCCCGCCGACGAAGATGGGTTGCGCGCTGGGCTGGGCTGGGGTCATCGGAACTCGAAGGGAATGGGCCGGTCCGGGCTGCACGGCGGGTTACGGGAAGGATAAACGGCCTTATTACCCAGGTCTAGCAGTCGTTTGCCGTCAGCGGTCCTCCTCGTCACCGGCGGGTACGAATGGAATTCATCGACCGCTTCGCGTTGAATACCCCCGGCGCCGCACATCCCGCGATCACAAGGTTTAACGCCGGCAGCGGCCGGAATTCCGGCGCATTAACGGTCGGATGCGGCGAATTGCCTCATCGCCTCCGCCACCCTGCGCGCGTCATCGACGTCCAGGTGCGGACCCATCGGCAGGCTGATCACCTCACGGTGAACAGCCTCGGCTACGGGCAAGGCGCCGGCTGCGATGTCCATGTACGCATAGGCGGGCTGCCGGTGCGGCGGCACGGGATAGTGGATCATCGTGCCGATTCCGCGCCCCGAGAGCCAGTTCTGCAGCGCATCCCTGTGCCGTGACCGCACCACGAACAGATGCCACACCGGGCGCGCCCAGTCGGGGACATGCGGCAGCCCGGGCCAGACATTTTCCAGCGCATGCAGGTAGGCCGCCGCGATCCTGCCGCGCCGGTCGTTCCACGCATCGAGCCGCTTCAGCTTGACGCGCAGGATCGCCGCCTGCAGCTCGTCCAGCCTTGAGTTGAATCCCATCGCCTCGTGGTGATACTTGCGCACGGAGCCGTAGTTGCGCAGCATGCGGATCCTTTCCGCCAGGCCGGCGTCGTTCGTCGTGACCGCGCCGCCATCGCCGAGCGCGCCCAGGTTCTTGCCC
Above is a genomic segment from Gammaproteobacteria bacterium containing:
- the rfbB gene encoding dTDP-glucose 4,6-dehydratase, giving the protein MILVTGGAGFIGANFVLHWCAASDEPVLNLDALTYAGNLESLRPLADSPRHRFVHGDIADAALLQRLFAEHRPRAVVNFAAETHVDRSIHGPEAFVQTNVTGTFHLLETARAYWQQLDDGERRAFRFLHVSTDEVYGSLGPADAPFSETTPYAPNSPYAASKAAADHLVRAYHHTYGLPAVTTNCSNNYGPYQFPEKLIPLMIVNALAGRPLPVYGDGRNIRDWLYVGDHCAAIRRVLQAGRPGETYNIGGWNELANIDIVRGVCALLDELAPAPARGVRDAQGHPVREYAGLIAFVADRPGHDRRYAIDARKIEHELGWRPAETFATGIRKTVQWYLSNQDWVTHVQSGAYREWIGRHYGEGMR
- the rfbD gene encoding dTDP-4-dehydrorhamnose reductase, coding for MRLLLLGRNGQLGWELQRALAPLGEVVALDRSGTAELCGDLADLAGLAATVRRLAPQVIVNAAAYTAVDQAEGEPAAAMRINAEAPGVLAEEAARIGAWLVHYSSDYVYSGDGSRPWSEGDRPAPVSAYGRSKLAGDEAVTAATDRALIFRTSWVYAARGQNFIRSILRLARSRDILDVVNDQFGAPTGAELIADVTAHALAAVLRDAGSADRAGIYHLAAAGETSWWAYARLVLAEAERAGAGLKVTADRVGAVPSEAYPRPAPRPRNSRLALGKLEAAFGLRMPGWEHGVRRVLQEILT
- the rfbA gene encoding glucose-1-phosphate thymidylyltransferase RfbA; amino-acid sequence: MPRKGIILAGGSGTRLYPTTLALSKQLLPVYDKPMIYYPLSILLLAGIRDILLITTPEDAPLFARLLGDGGQWGLNLSYAVQHRPDGLAQAFVIGAGFLGRDPSALVLGDNIFYGHDLQPLLRDAAQRTAGATVFAYHVQNPQRYGVVEFDASGRALSLEEKPPRPKSNYAVTGLYFYDHQAVDFAREIKPSARGELEITDLNAMYLDRQMLKVLILGRGYAWLDTGTHESLLEAGQYVATLEKRQGLKVACPEEICYRNGWIDAGQLQRLAAPLAKSAYGEYLLRLIDGKVF
- a CDS encoding DegT/DnrJ/EryC1/StrS family aminotransferase, translated to MIPFLDLKAPHAELRDELRAAVGRVLDSGRYVLGGEVEDFEREFAGYCGAAHCIGVGNGLDALHLILRAYGIGAGDEVIVPSNTFIATWLAVSHAGAVPVPVEPDERTYNLDPRRIEAALTARTRAVIAVHLYGQPADMDAINAIAARHRLKVIEDAAQAHGALYKGRRAGSLGDAAGFSFYPGKNLGALGDGGAVTTNDAGLAERIRMLRNYGSVRKYHHEAMGFNSRLDELQAAILRVKLKRLDAWNDRRGRIAAAYLHALENVWPGLPHVPDWARPVWHLFVVRSRHRDALQNWLSGRGIGTMIHYPVPPHRQPAYAYMDIAAGALPVAEAVHREVISLPMGPHLDVDDARRVAEAMRQFAASDR
- a CDS encoding sulfotransferase, giving the protein MTPAQPSAQPIFVGGTGRSGTSVMGDLLGSHPAIVLPAHENKLIVEQGGLMDLVDQLGGRYDMKRHHYAVANFIGWAARLRVIGFADAALNARVRELMAAGTGLHEAFESVGRGHPGAGFSIHAVGQFIGMEHYDACVNDFVRGLIESVSAEGIVDTEGLIRPFFTPKAMTRAEALAACRAFLGRLYSLPLQRAGAQRWCDDTPDSWLYLDFLHELYPGMRFIHMIRDPRDVVGSYMKQTWAPSDPKAIVAGFKAQFAAYEAVKTRVPAECVREIRLEDISADKAAVLDDLSAFLGVENRFDGSIFAVEKAGTGSYADKLGPEVTGWIERELSDWMVRHRYLA
- the rfbC gene encoding dTDP-4-dehydrorhamnose 3,5-epimerase, with translation MQAERLPIADIVMLTPRVFTDPRGFFFESFNLRQFTGMTGLSPQFVQDNHSRSQKGVLRGLHYQLPPMAQGKLVRVVQGEIYDVAVDLRRASPTFGRWTGAVLSAGNRHQLWIPEGFAHGFVTLSDCSEVLYKTTDYYAPEHERCIAWDDADLAIDWHYPGVPVLSDKDRQGTAFRQAELF
- a CDS encoding tetratricopeptide repeat protein, with amino-acid sequence MTDESLIQSALRQGLALSNQGRVDEAAACFREVLALNPAHPEAHLNLGNILLSRGRPAEAAESYLKVLAARPDLAAVHFNLGLARYREGRPEEAATSYRRALMLKPDYAEAYNNLAHTCLDLGRPDEAAGACQKAITLRPDLAPAQQNLGVALLRLGRLEESVEASQQAIALDPGLVEAYHTLCLAQYDLGRMDEALACTQKTLALQPDNTNLHIFRSALLAHTGRGREALSELDRALALDPDSAAGLSARCSALLYLADTTPETALAAHRHFSARCEAPLRPHRRAHANTRDPARRLRIGYVSADLRRHSVANFIEPVLACHDRARFEVYCYYNHVERDAVTESLAALSDHWLPCAGLTDEQLAARIRQDGIDILVDLNGHTDGNRLLTFARRPAPVQVTYLGYPATTGLDAVDYRLCTSDTDPPGQEAFHSEALYRLPRTLWCYRPLAAREPDPGAPALRNGQVTFGSMNTYTKISPEAFAVWMDILHALPAARLVMTAVPEGSTRERLRQRILSHGIAPERVIAHPRLTFADFQQVQRGIDIALDPFPYTGTTTTCETLWRGIPVVTLIGQTSVARSGYAQLKTVGLEGLAARDEADYVRIAVELAHDPGRLARLRRELPARFDASPLRDEAAFTRDLEAACRDMWQRWCEHAPEVRAVADQATTGMARVEVLLQQGLGCFMQGSYADAAVHFRAALAMDPGHAEAHRKLGNACFAQGRLDEAAECYQRALALDPGLTAAHYNLGLTRFRQGKLGEAAARYLDALALKPDFVEAYTGLGVTYSGLGRPDEALRCLQKAAAMQPENAQIRNNLGLTLHNMGRRDEAVPCFRQALALNPSYAEAHFNLGNAYSMLGRQEEASACYRQAVTHKPEYAEAWFNLGGIHLSGGRLDEAGECFRRTIALKPDYAAAYNNLGQIFIRQDRLDEAVASYRRSIALKPGDAEAHINLGSALTTQGKVEEGMRCYEEGLRIDPASAAGHSARLFSLHNLSSVSAEDSYAAQRFFAAQCETPLKAHRRPHTNDRDPGRRLRIGYVSPDFRRHPVANFIEPVLAHHDRARVEVHGYYNNYERDDWTDRMALLVDHWIPCPGLTDEQLAEQIRADRIDILVDLAGHTDKNRLPVFARKPAPVQVTYLGDVASTGLESMDWRLSHLDTDPEGYQRYNSERLYRLPRNLWCYRPAADLPEVEATTPARRNGHVTFGSMNKVAKVSEATLSAWSELLRRVPGSRLVMAGVPAGEAQRHIRERFAACGIEPGRLTLHRKLPLREFRALHATIDIALDPWPFNGNTTTCEVLHLGLPVISLTGDRFSARFGYHLLKTIGLAELAGRDVADYISIAETLAADLGRLEALRSGMRARLAASPLRDEAGFTRQLEEAYRDMWRKWCAS